The following coding sequences lie in one Alphaproteobacteria bacterium genomic window:
- the aspS gene encoding aspartate--tRNA ligase, which yields MHAYRTHNCDQLRPEHVGQTVRLSGWVHRKHDLGGLLFIDLRDDAGLTQCVIEQSHALFPRIEATRVESVVTVTGRVVERTEDTINDKIATGRVEVRIDDFQVQSAAEVLPLVVAGEQDTGEEMRLRYRFLDLRRERMHRNIKLRTDIIADIRRRMIDQGFREFHTPILTASSPEGARDYLVPSRIHPGKFYALPQAPQQFKQLLMVAGFDRYFQIAPCFRDEDSRADRSPGEFYQLDFEMSFVTQDDVFAAIEPVLAGVFDTFANGRKVDAPPFRRIAFDEAMLTYGSDKPDLRNPLVIRDVSEVFAGSDFRVFASQVASGGVVRAIRAPGAAARPRSFFDKLNDWARGEGAAGLGYVILREGRCDGPIAKFLDDGRQARLRALTDAADGDAVFFACDKPAAAAKFAGLARTRLCAELDLLEQGVFRFCWIVDFPMYELNPDTGKVEFSHNPFSMPQGGLEALENQDPLTIKAWQYDIVCNGVELSSGAIRNHLPEIMFKAFEIAGYGREAVETQFSGMLNAFRYGAPPHGGSAPGIDRIVMLLADEPNIREVIAFPLNQKAEDLMMKAPAEVPMERLRELSIRLAPKLTETKPG from the coding sequence ATGCACGCGTATCGCACGCACAACTGCGATCAATTGCGCCCCGAGCATGTGGGCCAGACCGTCCGCCTGTCGGGCTGGGTCCACCGCAAGCACGATCTGGGCGGCCTGCTGTTCATCGACCTGCGCGACGACGCCGGGCTGACCCAGTGCGTGATCGAGCAGTCGCACGCCCTGTTCCCGCGCATCGAGGCGACCCGGGTGGAGAGCGTGGTCACCGTCACCGGCCGCGTGGTCGAGCGCACCGAGGACACCATCAACGACAAGATCGCCACCGGCCGGGTCGAGGTGCGGATCGACGATTTCCAGGTTCAGTCGGCGGCCGAGGTGCTGCCGCTGGTCGTCGCCGGCGAGCAGGACACCGGCGAGGAGATGCGCCTGCGCTATCGCTTCCTCGACCTGCGGCGCGAGCGCATGCACCGCAACATCAAGCTGAGGACCGATATCATCGCCGACATCCGCCGGCGGATGATCGACCAGGGCTTCCGCGAGTTCCACACCCCGATCCTGACCGCGAGCTCGCCGGAGGGCGCGCGCGACTACCTGGTGCCTAGCCGGATTCATCCCGGCAAGTTCTACGCGCTGCCGCAGGCGCCGCAGCAGTTCAAGCAGCTGCTGATGGTGGCCGGCTTCGACCGCTATTTCCAGATCGCGCCCTGCTTCCGCGACGAGGACAGCCGCGCCGACCGCTCGCCCGGCGAGTTCTACCAGCTGGATTTCGAGATGTCGTTCGTCACCCAGGACGACGTCTTCGCTGCGATCGAGCCGGTGCTGGCCGGGGTGTTCGATACCTTCGCCAACGGCCGCAAGGTCGACGCGCCGCCGTTCCGCCGCATCGCCTTCGACGAGGCGATGCTGACCTACGGCAGCGACAAGCCAGACCTGCGCAACCCCCTGGTCATCCGCGACGTCAGCGAGGTGTTCGCCGGCTCCGACTTCCGCGTGTTCGCCAGCCAGGTCGCGTCGGGCGGCGTGGTGCGGGCGATCCGGGCGCCGGGCGCGGCGGCGCGGCCGCGCAGCTTCTTCGACAAGCTGAACGACTGGGCGCGCGGCGAGGGCGCGGCCGGCCTCGGCTACGTCATCCTGCGTGAGGGCCGTTGCGACGGGCCGATCGCCAAGTTCCTCGACGACGGCCGCCAGGCGCGGCTGCGCGCGCTCACCGACGCCGCCGACGGCGACGCCGTGTTCTTCGCCTGCGACAAGCCGGCCGCGGCGGCGAAGTTCGCCGGGCTCGCCCGCACCAGGCTGTGCGCGGAGCTCGACCTCCTCGAACAGGGCGTGTTCCGCTTCTGCTGGATCGTCGATTTCCCGATGTACGAACTGAACCCGGACACCGGCAAGGTGGAGTTCAGCCACAACCCGTTCTCGATGCCGCAGGGCGGGCTGGAGGCGCTGGAAAACCAGGACCCGCTGACCATCAAGGCGTGGCAGTACGACATCGTCTGCAACGGTGTGGAGCTGTCGTCGGGCGCGATCCGGAACCACCTGCCGGAGATCATGTTCAAGGCGTTCGAGATCGCCGGCTATGGCCGGGAGGCGGTCGAGACCCAGTTCTCCGGCATGCTCAACGCGTTCCGCTACGGCGCGCCGCCGCACGGCGGCTCGGCACCGGGCATCGACCGCATCGTCATGCTGCTGGCCGACGAGCCGAATATCCGCGAGGTCATCGCCTTCCCGCTCAACCAGAAGGCCGAGGACCTGATGATGAAGGCACCGGCCGAGGTGCCGATGGAGCGGCTGCGCGAGTTGTCGATCCGGCTCGCGCCAAAACTGACCGAGACCAAGCCGGGCTGA
- a CDS encoding DUF1849 family protein: MSGFSNVGLQPRGKGGRPRWAGASLLAVMSAAGVLASNAAAAEIVGHRAIYVLSLQKIIGDSNVADARGLFAVEWTDRCDGWAVEQSYALHVAYHEQPDQLITSRYTTWEAKDGLSYIFEVETSRGGRRTEHVQGTAEIDPQTLAGMAEYLEPRGLEIALPTGTMFPARHTEQMLSHAAEGLGFWPAVVFDGANVDQPMVINAALGPRLDANPVAETQLASGGQVDLTAVEGWQVRMAFFPETRNGEEPDYEIDMALLNNGVARAMTLDYGEFVLDAALRDIERTASPEC; this comes from the coding sequence GTGAGCGGCTTCAGCAATGTCGGACTGCAACCTCGTGGCAAGGGGGGCAGGCCGCGCTGGGCCGGCGCATCCCTGCTGGCCGTAATGTCGGCCGCGGGCGTGCTGGCATCGAACGCCGCGGCGGCCGAGATCGTCGGCCACCGCGCGATTTACGTGCTCAGCCTGCAGAAGATCATCGGCGACAGCAACGTGGCGGACGCCCGCGGCCTGTTCGCGGTGGAATGGACCGACCGGTGCGATGGCTGGGCGGTCGAGCAGAGCTATGCGCTGCACGTCGCCTATCACGAGCAGCCAGACCAGCTGATCACCTCGCGCTACACCACCTGGGAAGCGAAGGACGGCCTCAGCTACATCTTCGAGGTCGAGACCTCGCGCGGCGGCCGCCGCACCGAGCATGTGCAGGGCACGGCGGAGATCGACCCGCAGACCCTGGCCGGCATGGCGGAGTATCTGGAGCCGCGCGGGCTCGAGATCGCGCTGCCGACGGGGACCATGTTCCCGGCCCGGCACACCGAGCAGATGCTGTCGCACGCGGCGGAGGGGCTCGGATTCTGGCCCGCGGTGGTGTTCGACGGCGCCAATGTCGACCAGCCCATGGTGATCAACGCCGCGCTCGGGCCCCGGCTCGACGCCAACCCGGTGGCCGAGACCCAGCTTGCCTCCGGCGGGCAGGTCGACCTGACCGCCGTCGAGGGCTGGCAGGTGCGCATGGCGTTCTTCCCGGAGACGCGCAACGGCGAGGAGCCGGACTACGAGATCGACATGGCGCTGCTCAACAACGGCGTCGCGCGCGCCATGACGCTGGACTACGGCGAGTTCGTGCTCGATGCCGCGCTGCGCGATATCGAACGGACCGCGTCGCCGGAATGCTGA
- a CDS encoding DNA polymerase IV — MAGLCRDCGAAADVGPRCPACRSPRLIRHPELDTLAIAHIDCDAFYASVEKRDNPALADKPVIIGGGRRGVVSAACYRARIFGVRSAMPMYKALKACPDAVVIAPDMPRYAAVGRQIRALMLALTPLVEPLSIDEAFLDLTGTGRLHGHAPARLLVDLIRRIEAEIGITASVGLSYNKFLAKVASDLDKPRGFAVIGRAEAPAFLAQQPVSIIWGVGPRFGETLRRDGFATIADLRRAPREALAERYGEIGLRLHDLARGEDRRRVSPDNDAKSISAETTFDEDIADFAELRRRLWRLCEKVSERLKAQHLAAVTVTLKLKTADFRILTRSHKLSRPTQLADTLFRVGEAALARMIDQGPYRLIGIGGSDLVGEAEADGLDLGDPDARHRAEVERAIDRVRQKAGRGAIRRGRDL; from the coding sequence ATGGCCGGACTGTGCCGTGACTGCGGCGCCGCCGCGGACGTCGGTCCGCGCTGCCCGGCCTGCCGTTCGCCGCGACTGATCCGGCACCCCGAACTCGACACGCTGGCGATCGCCCACATCGACTGCGACGCCTTCTACGCCTCGGTGGAGAAGCGCGATAACCCGGCGCTGGCCGACAAGCCGGTGATCATCGGCGGCGGCCGGCGCGGGGTGGTTTCGGCCGCCTGCTACCGCGCCCGCATCTTCGGCGTACGCTCGGCAATGCCGATGTACAAGGCGCTGAAGGCCTGCCCCGACGCCGTGGTCATTGCGCCGGACATGCCGCGCTATGCCGCGGTCGGGCGCCAGATCAGGGCGCTGATGCTGGCGCTGACGCCGCTGGTCGAGCCGCTGTCGATCGACGAGGCCTTCCTCGACCTCACCGGAACCGGCCGCCTGCACGGCCATGCGCCGGCCCGCCTGCTTGTCGACCTCATCCGCCGGATCGAGGCGGAGATCGGCATCACGGCGTCGGTGGGCCTCAGCTACAACAAGTTCCTGGCCAAGGTTGCCTCCGACCTGGACAAGCCGCGCGGCTTCGCCGTGATCGGACGGGCGGAGGCGCCGGCCTTCCTGGCGCAGCAGCCGGTCTCGATCATCTGGGGCGTGGGCCCGCGCTTCGGCGAGACCCTGCGGCGCGACGGCTTCGCCACCATTGCCGACCTGCGCCGGGCCCCGCGCGAGGCGCTCGCCGAGCGCTATGGCGAGATCGGCCTCAGGCTCCACGACCTGGCGCGCGGCGAGGACCGCCGCCGCGTCAGCCCCGACAACGATGCCAAGAGCATTTCCGCCGAGACCACCTTCGACGAGGACATCGCCGACTTCGCGGAGTTGCGCCGGCGGCTGTGGCGGCTGTGCGAGAAGGTGTCGGAGCGGCTGAAGGCCCAGCACCTCGCTGCGGTCACGGTCACGCTGAAGCTGAAGACGGCGGACTTCCGCATCCTGACGCGCAGCCACAAGCTGTCGCGGCCGACCCAGCTTGCCGACACGCTGTTCCGCGTCGGCGAGGCCGCCCTGGCCAGGATGATCGACCAGGGGCCTTATCGGCTGATCGGCATCGGCGGGTCCGACCTGGTCGGCGAGGCCGAAGCCGACGGCCTCGACCTCGGCGATCCCGACGCCCGGCATCGAGCGGAGGTGGAACGGGCGATCGACCGGGTCCGCCAGAAGGCCGGCCGCGGCGCGATCAGGCGCGGACGCGACCTGTAG
- a CDS encoding ROK family protein, whose translation MRIGIDLGGTKIEVIALGDGGQELIRRRIDTPRDDYAATVRAIVDLVRGVERDLGQSGSVGISMPGAISPATGLVKNANSTWLIGQRFDRDLCDALDREVRCENDANCMAVSEAVDGAATDGRVVFGVIIGTGVGGGVVVDKQPIKGANAIGGEWGHNPLPWPLDDERPGPACYCGLHGCIETFLSGTGFQNDYALATGRQLRGAEIVAAALAGDPQADAALRRYEDRLARGLATIINVLDPDVIVLAGGMSNVERLYTAVPSIWDRYVFSDRVDTALRPPVHGDSSGVRGAAWLWPPT comes from the coding sequence ATGCGAATTGGAATCGACCTCGGCGGCACCAAGATCGAGGTGATCGCGCTGGGCGACGGCGGACAGGAGCTGATCCGGCGGCGAATCGACACCCCGCGCGACGACTATGCGGCCACGGTCCGCGCCATCGTCGACCTAGTGCGCGGGGTGGAGCGGGATCTGGGCCAGAGCGGCAGCGTGGGGATTTCGATGCCGGGCGCGATCTCGCCCGCCACCGGCCTGGTCAAGAACGCCAATTCGACCTGGCTGATCGGCCAGCGATTCGACCGCGACCTGTGCGACGCGCTCGACCGCGAGGTGCGCTGCGAGAACGACGCCAACTGCATGGCCGTGTCCGAGGCGGTCGACGGCGCAGCCACCGACGGACGCGTGGTGTTCGGGGTGATCATCGGCACCGGGGTCGGCGGCGGCGTCGTGGTCGACAAGCAGCCGATCAAGGGTGCCAACGCGATCGGCGGCGAATGGGGCCACAACCCGCTGCCCTGGCCGCTGGACGACGAGCGGCCCGGCCCGGCCTGCTACTGCGGCCTGCACGGCTGCATCGAGACCTTCCTGTCCGGCACCGGCTTCCAGAACGACTATGCCCTCGCCACCGGCCGCCAGCTGCGCGGCGCCGAGATCGTGGCGGCGGCGCTGGCCGGCGACCCGCAGGCCGATGCGGCGCTTCGTCGCTACGAAGACCGGCTGGCCCGCGGCCTGGCCACCATCATCAACGTGCTGGACCCCGACGTCATCGTGCTGGCCGGCGGCATGTCCAATGTGGAGCGGCTGTACACTGCGGTGCCGTCGATCTGGGACCGCTATGTGTTCTCCGATCGGGTCGACACCGCGCTGCGGCCGCCGGTGCATGGCGATTCCTCCGGCGTCCGCGGGGCGGCCTGGCTATGGCCGCCGACCTGA
- a CDS encoding response regulator, which yields MAKTILIVEDNDLNMKLFHDLLEAHGYATLQTKDGMEALKIAREQRPDLILMDIQLPEVSGLEVTKWIKEDDDLRSIPVVAVTAFAMKGDEEKIRQGGCEAYIAKPISVAQFLETVESLLNA from the coding sequence ATGGCAAAGACAATCCTGATAGTCGAAGACAATGACCTGAACATGAAGCTGTTCCATGACCTGCTGGAGGCGCATGGCTATGCCACGCTGCAGACCAAGGACGGCATGGAGGCGCTGAAGATTGCGCGCGAGCAGCGGCCGGACCTGATCCTGATGGACATCCAGTTGCCCGAGGTGTCGGGGCTCGAGGTGACCAAGTGGATCAAGGAGGACGACGACCTGCGGTCGATTCCGGTGGTCGCGGTCACCGCCTTCGCGATGAAGGGCGACGAGGAGAAGATCCGCCAGGGCGGCTGCGAGGCCTATATCGCCAAGCCGATCTCGGTGGCCCAGTTCCTGGAGACCGTGGAAAGCCTGCTCAACGCCTGA
- the rpmG gene encoding 50S ribosomal protein L33, translating to MAKAATILVKLESTADTGFFYVAKKNPRKKPEKLEMKKYDPRARKHVLFKETKLR from the coding sequence ATGGCCAAGGCAGCCACAATTCTGGTCAAGCTGGAGAGCACCGCCGATACCGGCTTCTTCTATGTCGCGAAGAAGAACCCGCGCAAGAAGCCGGAAAAGCTGGAGATGAAGAAATACGACCCGCGCGCGCGCAAGCACGTGCTGTTCAAGGAGACCAAGCTGCGCTGA
- a CDS encoding S41 family peptidase, whose amino-acid sequence MSALISRFVRAIPFLVLAAGGCTQYAVIDGPSETYAQAPATRMFATSYRFIDSQYIQSVAIGDIAADGLRALPELDPSLALNVDGGRIQLASSGAILADFAAPAPNDVSGWANVTVDLIDAGRLASETLRATSPEALYEQILDDAISSLDRYTRYASAADAAQDRADREGFGGVGITISATTDEGVDVLAVLPGTPAELAGVQVADRIVAVDGESVIGLNVRDVVNRLRGPIGSQVMLTLHRGGNAGRVQTVPVSRAYIIAPTVLTETEGSIAVLKLASFNVQTTQDVEQAVIGAYARSGGNLTGLILDLRNNSGGLLDQSIAVADLFLNSGLISTTEGRHPESRQRFVAYDGDLMAGKPIVVLVNGNTASAAEVLVAALQDLGRVVVVGSTSFGKGVVQTVNRLPNDGELTLTWSALHAPSGYIFHQIGIRPNVCTSGYGSAQAALRDANDHAASIASAMRRWRTHRLLELDEQATLLRAECEPENDLDDIDMEVARAILADPGLYAALLNLAPRDFAAAPQG is encoded by the coding sequence ATGTCAGCGCTGATTTCGCGCTTCGTTCGTGCAATTCCGTTCCTGGTGCTGGCCGCAGGCGGCTGCACCCAATATGCGGTGATCGACGGGCCGAGCGAGACTTACGCCCAGGCCCCGGCGACGCGCATGTTCGCCACCAGCTACCGTTTCATCGACTCGCAGTACATCCAGTCGGTCGCCATCGGCGACATCGCCGCCGACGGCCTGCGCGCCCTGCCGGAGCTCGACCCCAGTCTCGCGCTCAATGTCGACGGCGGCCGCATCCAGCTGGCCAGCTCCGGCGCGATCCTGGCCGACTTCGCCGCGCCGGCGCCGAACGACGTCAGCGGCTGGGCCAACGTCACCGTCGACCTGATCGACGCCGGCCGCCTGGCCTCCGAGACGCTGCGGGCGACCTCGCCGGAGGCGCTGTACGAGCAGATCCTGGACGACGCCATCAGTTCGCTCGACCGCTACACCCGTTACGCCTCCGCCGCCGACGCGGCCCAGGACCGGGCCGACCGCGAGGGTTTCGGCGGCGTCGGCATCACCATCAGCGCCACCACCGACGAGGGCGTCGACGTGCTGGCGGTGCTGCCGGGGACGCCGGCCGAACTGGCCGGGGTGCAGGTCGCCGACCGCATCGTCGCGGTGGACGGCGAATCGGTGATCGGCCTCAACGTCCGCGACGTGGTCAACCGGCTGCGCGGCCCGATCGGCTCGCAGGTCATGCTGACCCTGCACCGCGGCGGCAACGCCGGGCGGGTGCAGACCGTGCCGGTGAGCCGGGCCTATATCATCGCACCGACCGTGCTGACCGAGACCGAGGGCAGCATCGCGGTGCTGAAGCTGGCCAGCTTCAACGTGCAGACCACCCAGGATGTCGAGCAGGCCGTCATCGGCGCCTATGCCCGCAGCGGCGGCAACCTGACCGGGCTGATCCTCGACCTGCGCAACAATTCGGGCGGGCTGCTCGACCAGTCGATCGCGGTCGCCGACCTGTTCCTCAACAGCGGCCTGATCAGCACGACCGAAGGCCGCCATCCGGAGAGCCGGCAGCGCTTCGTCGCCTATGACGGCGACCTGATGGCCGGCAAGCCGATCGTGGTGCTGGTCAACGGCAACACGGCCTCGGCCGCCGAGGTGCTGGTGGCGGCGCTGCAGGACCTGGGCCGCGTCGTCGTGGTCGGCAGCACTTCGTTCGGCAAGGGCGTGGTGCAGACCGTCAACCGCCTGCCGAACGACGGCGAGCTGACGCTGACCTGGTCGGCGCTGCACGCGCCCAGCGGCTATATCTTCCACCAGATCGGCATCCGCCCCAACGTGTGCACCAGCGGCTACGGCAGCGCCCAGGCCGCCCTGCGCGACGCCAACGACCACGCCGCATCCATCGCCAGCGCCATGCGGCGGTGGCGCACCCATCGCCTGCTCGAGCTCGACGAGCAGGCGACTCTGCTGCGCGCCGAATGCGAGCCGGAGAACGACCTGGACGACATCGACATGGAGGTGGCGCGCGCCATCCTGGCCGACCCGGGCCTCTATGCCGCGCTGCTCAACCTGGCGCCGCGCGATTTCGCCGCCGCGCCGCAAGGCTGA
- a CDS encoding Hpt domain-containing protein — protein sequence MNAIQQRMDQLVDQLSGEFVEDANDMLDRLDNLVVVGAEGGGAEALLEARRIVHSLKGSGATFGFRDVSLIAVRAEDFLSDLQVLTEQHRTSIQAFTDAMRRALDSDNTAPVDFKAEVRQLPTRPSFDVNDVEIREVEVLLVSSAKVLAHKVRNELSACGYRVATVTSPIMALEMAIRTQPDMIVSSTVLDGMTGVDLARALSVISTTEQIPFALLTSFERGHPELSGLPVGVGIIRVGPHFSEDVAEVLSRFEVG from the coding sequence ATGAATGCCATCCAGCAGCGTATGGACCAGCTTGTCGACCAGCTTAGCGGCGAATTCGTCGAGGATGCGAACGACATGCTCGACCGGCTCGACAACCTGGTCGTCGTCGGCGCGGAGGGCGGCGGCGCAGAGGCACTGCTCGAGGCAAGGCGCATCGTCCATTCGCTGAAGGGCTCGGGTGCGACCTTCGGCTTCCGCGACGTCTCGCTCATCGCCGTGCGCGCAGAGGACTTCCTCAGCGACCTGCAGGTGCTCACCGAACAGCACCGCACCAGCATCCAGGCGTTCACCGACGCGATGCGCCGCGCGCTGGACAGCGACAACACCGCTCCGGTCGACTTCAAGGCCGAAGTGCGGCAGCTGCCGACCCGCCCGTCGTTCGACGTCAACGACGTCGAGATCCGCGAGGTCGAGGTGCTGCTGGTCAGTTCGGCCAAGGTGCTGGCGCACAAGGTACGCAACGAGCTGTCGGCCTGCGGCTATCGGGTGGCGACGGTGACCAGCCCGATCATGGCGCTGGAGATGGCCATCCGCACCCAGCCCGACATGATCGTCTCGTCGACCGTGCTGGACGGCATGACCGGCGTCGATCTGGCCCGGGCGCTGTCGGTGATCTCGACCACCGAGCAGATTCCGTTTGCCCTGCTGACCAGCTTCGAGCGCGGCCACCCCGAGCTGTCCGGCCTGCCGGTCGGCGTCGGCATCATCCGCGTCGGCCCGCACTTTTCCGAGGACGTTGCCGAGGTTTTGAGCCGCTTCGAGGTCGGCTGA
- the rnr gene encoding ribonuclease R: protein MASSRRAGSALPTRDEVVAFIRATPGKVGKREIARAFKVAGADRPALKELLRTLEADGLIERTTRRGLTTSGQLPAVFVAEITAIDDDIALATPERWSAETPPPPIEVRQGPRRPAVGLGDRALLRVTGQDEGRVIAQVLRRFEREEPGLIVGQFDIGPGGARIASSEKRGIADFAVPPGQEGGARPGELVEAEILPGRRNGLPQARVKARLGGIDDPGAISLIAIRAHDLPSVFPDAVVRLAEKATVPPLGDRVDLRDVPLVTIDGEDARDFDDAVYAEPDGSGWRLLVAIADVAWYVRPGDEIDREARTRGNSVYLPDRVLPMLPEALSNGLCSLRPGEPRACLAIEMFVDAGGNLTRYAVMRGLMRSAARLTYTQVQAAMDGATDDLTGPLLAPVLEPLFGAYKSLLQARDRRGVLGLNLNEKRVILDEGGKPVGVELRRQDDSNRLIEEFMIAANVAAATTLEKAGAACMYRVHDVPSVEKIEQLRETLREMGLPLAKGQAVTPTTFNRILDKVRGTPDEEMVNNLVLRSQAMAEYSPRNIGHYGLALLRYAHFTSPIRRYADLLVHRALIAACGLGAGGEDLSTAFVRYLDLAPRISAAERRAQAAERDTVDRYLAMYLGDRVGREVEGRIRGVSRAGLFIGLDGSDADGLVPISTLPHDFYVHDAGLGALVGERTGRTFRLGDRVLARIRESNPLTGAILLELLEGGTRRARPAGKVSRPRSGSKPRQRPRKSAGRRG from the coding sequence TTGGCCAGCAGCCGCAGGGCCGGCAGCGCACTGCCGACGCGCGATGAGGTCGTCGCCTTCATCCGCGCGACGCCGGGCAAGGTGGGCAAGCGCGAGATTGCCCGTGCGTTCAAGGTCGCCGGCGCCGACCGGCCGGCGCTGAAAGAACTGCTGCGCACGCTGGAAGCGGACGGGCTGATCGAGCGGACGACACGCCGCGGCCTGACCACATCGGGCCAGCTGCCCGCCGTTTTCGTCGCCGAGATCACAGCCATCGACGACGACATCGCGCTGGCGACGCCGGAACGCTGGTCGGCCGAGACCCCGCCGCCGCCGATCGAGGTCCGCCAGGGCCCGCGCCGCCCGGCGGTCGGGCTCGGCGACCGCGCGCTGCTGCGCGTCACCGGCCAGGACGAGGGCCGGGTGATCGCCCAGGTGCTGCGCCGGTTCGAGCGCGAGGAGCCCGGTCTGATCGTCGGCCAATTCGACATCGGCCCCGGCGGCGCGCGCATCGCGTCGTCGGAGAAGCGGGGCATCGCCGACTTCGCGGTGCCGCCGGGCCAGGAAGGCGGCGCCCGGCCGGGCGAGCTGGTCGAGGCGGAGATCCTGCCGGGCCGGCGCAACGGCCTGCCGCAGGCCCGCGTCAAGGCGCGCCTCGGCGGCATCGACGACCCCGGCGCGATCAGCCTGATCGCGATCCGCGCCCACGACCTGCCCAGCGTGTTCCCCGACGCGGTCGTCAGGCTGGCCGAGAAGGCGACGGTGCCGCCGCTGGGCGACCGGGTCGACCTGCGCGACGTGCCGCTGGTCACCATCGACGGCGAGGATGCCCGCGATTTCGACGACGCCGTCTATGCCGAGCCGGACGGCAGCGGCTGGCGGCTGCTGGTCGCCATCGCCGACGTCGCCTGGTATGTGCGGCCGGGCGACGAGATCGACCGCGAGGCGCGCACGCGCGGCAACTCCGTCTACCTGCCCGACCGGGTGCTGCCGATGCTGCCCGAGGCGCTGTCGAACGGGCTGTGCTCGCTGCGGCCGGGCGAGCCGCGGGCCTGCCTGGCGATCGAGATGTTCGTCGATGCCGGCGGCAACCTGACCCGCTATGCCGTCATGCGCGGCCTGATGCGCTCGGCCGCGCGGCTGACCTACACCCAGGTGCAGGCCGCGATGGACGGCGCCACCGACGACCTGACCGGGCCGCTGCTGGCGCCGGTGCTGGAGCCGCTGTTCGGCGCCTACAAGTCGCTGCTGCAGGCGCGCGACAGGCGCGGCGTGCTGGGCCTGAACCTGAACGAGAAGCGCGTCATCCTGGACGAGGGCGGCAAACCCGTCGGGGTCGAGCTGCGCCGCCAGGACGACAGCAACCGCCTGATCGAGGAATTCATGATCGCCGCCAACGTCGCTGCCGCGACGACGCTGGAGAAGGCAGGCGCCGCCTGCATGTACCGCGTGCACGACGTGCCCTCGGTCGAGAAGATCGAGCAGCTGCGCGAGACGCTGCGCGAGATGGGGCTGCCGCTGGCCAAGGGCCAGGCGGTGACGCCGACCACGTTCAACCGCATCCTCGACAAGGTGCGCGGCACGCCCGACGAGGAGATGGTCAACAACCTGGTGCTGCGCAGCCAGGCGATGGCCGAGTACAGCCCGCGCAACATCGGCCACTACGGCCTGGCGCTGCTGCGCTACGCCCACTTCACCTCGCCGATCCGGCGCTATGCCGACCTGCTGGTCCACCGCGCGCTGATCGCCGCCTGCGGGCTCGGCGCGGGCGGCGAGGACCTGTCGACCGCCTTCGTGCGCTATCTCGACCTGGCGCCGCGGATCTCGGCCGCCGAACGCCGGGCGCAGGCGGCCGAGCGCGACACGGTCGACCGCTATCTGGCGATGTATCTGGGCGACCGGGTGGGACGCGAGGTGGAGGGCCGCATCCGCGGCGTCTCGCGCGCCGGGCTGTTCATCGGGCTGGACGGCAGCGATGCCGACGGGCTGGTGCCGATCAGCACGCTGCCGCACGATTTCTACGTCCACGACGCCGGGCTGGGCGCCCTGGTCGGCGAACGCACCGGCCGGACCTTCAGGCTGGGCGACCGGGTGCTGGCCCGGATTCGCGAGTCCAACCCGCTGACCGGGGCGATCCTGCTGGAGCTGCTGGAGGGCGGGACGCGCCGGGCGCGGCCCGCCGGCAAGGTCAGCCGACCTCGAAGCGGCTCAAAACCTCGGCAACGTCCTCGGAAAAGTGCGGGCCGACGCGGATGA